From Streptomyces chrestomyceticus JCM 4735, one genomic window encodes:
- a CDS encoding DUF4232 domain-containing protein codes for MRTTPPHPTHSTRPHAARTATALLTTLTATLATLATLTPTASATPTTPHCPESALTIKASVPTPQHPDVLHISATNRTTKPCVIGRIPTVTFGDLDGAAEPDPPTESAPYHLAPGSTAYATVHTVTGRPTPPVRTVDFITVAADPSHHGRRFDATAIGAPPTGIRVWTPTTTWWRPTPA; via the coding sequence ATGCGCACCACCCCACCTCACCCCACCCACTCCACCCGCCCCCACGCAGCCAGAACCGCCACAGCCCTCCTCACCACCCTCACAGCCACCCTCGCAACCCTCGCCACCCTCACCCCCACAGCCTCAGCCACCCCCACCACCCCCCACTGCCCCGAATCCGCCCTAACGATCAAGGCATCCGTCCCCACCCCCCAACACCCCGACGTCCTGCACATCAGCGCCACCAACCGCACCACCAAGCCCTGCGTCATCGGCCGCATCCCGACCGTCACCTTCGGCGATCTCGACGGTGCCGCCGAGCCCGACCCGCCCACCGAGAGTGCCCCGTACCACCTCGCCCCCGGCTCCACCGCATACGCCACGGTCCACACCGTCACCGGCCGCCCCACCCCGCCCGTCCGTACCGTCGACTTCATCACCGTCGCCGCCGACCCGTCGCACCACGGCCGCCGCTTCGACGCCACCGCCATCGGCGCCCCGCCCACCGGCATCCGCGTCTGGACCCCGACCACGACCTGGTGGCGCCCGACACCCGCCTGA
- a CDS encoding TetR/AcrR family transcriptional regulator, translating into MARQDRAERTRRTLLRAAADEIAEKGYAGASMSRISTAADVTIGGLTFHFPSKAALAEAVRESGCTLTCAALSSLMTASRSPKAAARGELRRVVTFTRTLARLLEEEPSVRAAARLAWDFPDDGDTWYAMWLPSLGELVERARPDFTGWTTAEAVTATAVSVVTGAEFAARTGVPRGVASGLSPTEHVDRVWGLVLGARPPLLVGGDEYPEARPTSEYSEPRLPGEDPAGVDRGADHRAGDHRPSDLRTGDHRPGDHRPTDIRVTEHRLPEPRPGDCRAGEGRVRAASR; encoded by the coding sequence ATGGCGCGACAGGACCGAGCTGAGCGGACGCGCCGGACCCTGCTGCGGGCCGCCGCCGACGAGATAGCCGAGAAGGGGTACGCGGGTGCCTCGATGTCCCGCATCAGTACCGCGGCGGACGTCACGATCGGCGGCCTGACGTTCCACTTTCCGTCCAAGGCGGCGCTCGCCGAAGCGGTCAGGGAGTCCGGCTGCACGCTGACCTGCGCCGCGCTGTCCTCCCTCATGACGGCGAGCAGAAGCCCCAAGGCGGCCGCGCGCGGCGAGTTACGACGGGTCGTCACCTTCACCCGTACCCTCGCGCGACTGCTCGAAGAGGAACCGTCCGTACGGGCCGCCGCCCGCCTGGCCTGGGACTTCCCGGACGACGGCGACACCTGGTACGCGATGTGGCTGCCGTCGCTCGGCGAGCTCGTCGAGCGGGCCCGCCCGGACTTCACCGGCTGGACGACGGCGGAGGCGGTCACCGCCACGGCGGTCTCCGTGGTGACCGGCGCGGAGTTCGCGGCTCGCACCGGCGTGCCGCGCGGCGTCGCGTCCGGACTGTCCCCGACGGAACACGTGGACCGCGTCTGGGGCCTGGTGCTCGGCGCGCGGCCGCCGCTCCTGGTGGGCGGTGACGAGTACCCGGAGGCCCGGCCGACCAGCGAGTACTCGGAGCCCCGGCTGCCCGGCGAGGACCCGGCGGGCGTCGACCGCGGCGCCGACCACCGGGCGGGAGACCACCGACCGAGCGACCTCCGAACGGGAGACCACCGGCCGGGCGACCACCGGCCGACCGACATCCGTGTGACGGAACACCGGCTGCCCGAGCCCCGGCCGGGGGACTGCCGGGCAGGCGAAGGCCGGGTGCGCGCCGCCTCCCGGTGA
- a CDS encoding ScbA/BarX family gamma-butyrolactone biosynthesis protein, with protein MPKEYVHKTALSEVLLTSWKETAPDVHVVTAEWPRAHAFYSSRNRLHDPLLLVETIRQTIPLLSHLAYQVPFGHQLIWDHFTYALEPGVLRTETAPTEIELRIVCSGIKRRRGILSSLTMDVEATRNGVRLGTAVARFTSHAPAVYRRLRGAYGDAREAMARAVPLPPPVAPRRVARAQYESVVLSPTDTRNRWQLRADTTHPVIFDHPVDHAPGMLLLEATHQAVHAVLHPLPVIPVGLSAVFARYAELDAPCWIEATIIGQEGEVGEPGTESGVGTGADSGAESGTESGAARTGSSGLVHVRVTAHQNGRELFTATVEARPLVPEPRMPPNPEYDG; from the coding sequence GTGCCCAAGGAGTATGTACACAAGACGGCGCTGTCCGAAGTCCTGCTCACCAGTTGGAAGGAGACGGCCCCGGACGTCCACGTCGTGACCGCGGAATGGCCGCGGGCCCACGCGTTCTACTCCTCCAGGAACCGGCTGCACGACCCCCTTCTGCTCGTCGAGACGATCCGCCAGACCATTCCGCTGCTCTCGCACCTCGCTTATCAGGTGCCGTTCGGACACCAGTTGATCTGGGACCACTTCACTTATGCGCTCGAACCCGGCGTGCTGCGTACCGAGACTGCCCCCACCGAGATCGAACTACGCATCGTCTGCTCCGGCATCAAGCGCCGCCGGGGCATCCTCAGCTCTCTGACCATGGACGTCGAGGCGACGCGGAACGGCGTCCGCCTCGGCACCGCGGTCGCGCGTTTCACCAGCCACGCCCCGGCGGTCTACCGCCGCCTGCGCGGAGCATACGGCGACGCCCGCGAGGCGATGGCCCGCGCGGTGCCGCTGCCGCCGCCGGTCGCGCCGCGGCGGGTGGCCCGCGCCCAGTACGAGAGTGTGGTGCTCTCCCCCACGGACACCCGCAACCGCTGGCAGCTCCGTGCGGACACCACCCACCCGGTCATCTTCGACCACCCGGTCGACCACGCACCCGGGATGCTGCTGCTGGAAGCCACGCACCAGGCCGTCCATGCCGTACTCCACCCGCTGCCCGTGATACCCGTCGGCTTGAGCGCCGTATTCGCCCGGTACGCCGAACTGGACGCGCCGTGCTGGATAGAGGCCACGATAATCGGCCAGGAGGGCGAGGTGGGGGAACCAGGGACGGAATCAGGGGTGGGAACGGGAGCGGATTCGGGGGCGGAATCCGGGACGGAATCGGGGGCCGCGCGCACCGGTTCGTCCGGCCTCGTCCACGTACGCGTCACCGCGCACCAGAACGGCCGGGAGCTGTTCACCGCAACGGTCGAGGCCCGGCCACTGGTACCGGAGCCGCGGATGCCACCGAATCCCGAATATGACGGTTAG
- the recQ gene encoding DNA helicase RecQ: MASGAGETEDDVSDAVGVLRRVFGYDAFRGEQQSIIEHVITGGDAVVLMPTGGGKSLCYQIPALVRPGVGVVVSPLIALMQDQVDALRALGVRAGFLNSTQDLEERRLVEAEFLSGELDLLYLAPERLRVEQTLNLLDRGKISLFAIDEAHCVAQWGHDFRPDYLALSMLRERWPEVPRMALTATATEATHREITSRLGMENARHFVASFDRPNIQYRIAAKSDPKKQLLELLRTEHAGDAGIVYCLSRASVEKTAEFLVQNGITALPYHAGLDARMRAEHQARFLREDGVVVVATIAFGMGIDKPDVRFVAHLDLPKSVEGYYQETGRAGRDGQPSTAWLAYGLQDVVQQRKMIDGSDGDDAHRRRLSAHLDAMLALCETVECRRVRLLAYFGQESSPCGNCDTCLTPPQTWDGTVPSQKLLSTVVRLQRERKQKFGAGQIVDILMGRKTAKVIQFDHDQLSVFGIGEDLREAEWRGVIRQLLAQRLLAVEGDYGTLVLTEASGEVLRGQREVLMRREPEKAVKAKVAKAAKGRRAVPVDLPEEAVPVFEELRAWRGRTAKEQGVPAYVIFHDATLREIATARPSSLGELGTVNGVGENKLAKYGEQILAVLSEETVPPAEPAEQVAVPAAGRQPGPGSEPVPEEEWDWGGEPPVEEE, from the coding sequence ATGGCTTCCGGTGCCGGGGAAACCGAGGACGACGTCAGTGACGCGGTAGGCGTGCTGCGACGGGTATTCGGGTACGACGCGTTCCGCGGGGAACAGCAGTCGATCATCGAGCACGTCATAACGGGTGGCGACGCGGTCGTACTGATGCCGACCGGCGGCGGAAAATCCCTGTGCTACCAGATTCCGGCCCTGGTGCGGCCGGGCGTCGGGGTGGTCGTCTCGCCGCTGATCGCGTTGATGCAGGACCAGGTCGACGCGCTGCGGGCGCTGGGCGTGCGAGCGGGGTTCCTCAACTCCACGCAGGACCTGGAGGAGCGGCGGCTGGTGGAGGCCGAGTTCCTCTCCGGGGAGCTGGACCTGCTGTATCTGGCGCCGGAGCGGCTGCGGGTGGAGCAGACGCTGAACCTGCTCGACCGGGGCAAGATCTCGCTGTTCGCCATCGACGAGGCGCACTGTGTCGCGCAGTGGGGCCACGACTTCCGGCCGGACTACCTCGCTCTGTCGATGCTCCGGGAGCGGTGGCCCGAGGTCCCGAGGATGGCCCTGACCGCGACGGCCACGGAAGCCACCCACCGCGAGATCACCTCGCGGCTCGGGATGGAGAACGCCCGGCATTTCGTGGCCAGCTTCGACCGGCCGAACATTCAGTACCGGATCGCCGCAAAGAGCGACCCGAAGAAGCAACTGCTGGAATTGCTGCGCACCGAGCACGCCGGTGACGCGGGAATTGTGTACTGCCTTTCCCGGGCATCGGTCGAGAAGACCGCGGAATTCCTGGTGCAGAACGGCATCACGGCGCTTCCGTATCACGCGGGGCTGGACGCCCGGATGCGCGCCGAACACCAGGCCCGCTTTCTGCGGGAGGACGGGGTGGTGGTCGTCGCCACCATCGCGTTCGGCATGGGTATCGACAAGCCCGACGTACGGTTCGTGGCCCACCTGGACCTGCCGAAATCGGTGGAGGGGTACTACCAGGAGACGGGGCGCGCGGGGCGGGACGGCCAGCCGTCCACGGCGTGGCTGGCGTACGGGCTGCAGGACGTGGTCCAGCAGCGGAAGATGATCGACGGTTCGGACGGGGACGACGCCCACCGCAGGCGGCTGTCGGCGCACCTCGACGCGATGCTCGCGCTCTGCGAGACGGTGGAGTGCCGGCGGGTGCGGCTGCTCGCCTACTTCGGGCAGGAGAGCAGTCCGTGCGGGAACTGCGACACGTGCCTGACACCGCCGCAGACCTGGGACGGCACGGTCCCGTCGCAGAAGCTGCTCTCCACGGTGGTACGGCTGCAGCGCGAGCGGAAGCAGAAGTTCGGCGCCGGGCAGATCGTCGACATCCTGATGGGGCGGAAGACCGCGAAGGTCATCCAGTTCGATCACGACCAACTGAGCGTCTTCGGGATCGGTGAGGATCTGCGGGAGGCCGAATGGCGCGGTGTCATCCGGCAGTTGCTCGCCCAGCGGCTTCTCGCGGTGGAGGGCGACTACGGCACACTGGTGCTCACCGAGGCGAGCGGTGAGGTGCTGCGGGGGCAGCGCGAGGTGCTGATGCGGCGGGAGCCGGAGAAGGCCGTGAAGGCCAAGGTCGCGAAGGCGGCCAAGGGCCGGCGGGCGGTGCCGGTGGACCTCCCGGAGGAGGCCGTGCCGGTGTTCGAGGAGCTGCGCGCCTGGCGGGGGCGTACGGCCAAGGAGCAGGGCGTACCGGCGTACGTGATCTTCCACGACGCGACGTTGCGGGAGATCGCCACGGCCCGGCCGTCGAGCCTGGGCGAGCTCGGCACCGTGAACGGCGTGGGCGAGAACAAGCTCGCGAAGTACGGCGAGCAGATTCTGGCTGTGCTGTCGGAGGAGACGGTGCCGCCGGCGGAGCCTGCGGAGCAGGTGGCGGTGCCGGCCGCGGGGCGGCAGCCGGGGCCCGGGTCGGAGCCGGTTCCGGAGGAGGAGTGGGACTGGGGCGGGGAGCCGCCGGTTGAGGAGGAGTGA
- a CDS encoding NAD-dependent epimerase/dehydratase family protein, giving the protein MAKSGVKGVLGEVADGAAATAPRRVVVTGASGFIGSAVVRELLAFPNLDSVSARSLRLRAVARKPPEPAGSPEPVGFPEPHQPPQPNPTAPVEWRAADLADPASLRGICEGADVLLHLASDIGRDAERCELVNVRGTAALVGEAVRAGVGRIVQLSTAAVYGAGPHTGPGVGEVEPAPVSPASRTRLAAERPVLEAGGTVLRPGLVLGAGDRWVVPALAELLHRVPARWDGGRGLLSVVAVEDLARLFVRLALAPGGVPGGVYHASHPTPVRNGDLMDTLIGHGVLPDPYATSPQGGPDLSWDACLERLAAVPGRVSARQFALLASDHWYRSDEVWTAAGCDPGPGPLVRLAEAADWYRSHLQTRV; this is encoded by the coding sequence GTGGCGAAGAGCGGGGTGAAGGGCGTGCTGGGCGAGGTGGCGGACGGTGCGGCGGCGACGGCTCCCCGGCGGGTGGTGGTGACCGGGGCGTCCGGGTTCATCGGCTCCGCGGTGGTACGGGAACTGCTCGCTTTTCCGAATCTGGATTCGGTTTCGGCGCGCTCGCTCCGCCTCCGGGCCGTGGCTCGCAAGCCGCCGGAGCCCGCCGGGTCCCCGGAGCCGGTCGGGTTTCCAGAGCCCCACCAGCCCCCGCAGCCGAACCCGACCGCCCCCGTCGAATGGCGCGCCGCCGACCTGGCCGACCCCGCCTCCCTGCGCGGCATCTGCGAAGGCGCCGACGTCCTGCTGCACCTCGCCTCCGACATCGGCCGGGACGCGGAACGCTGCGAGCTCGTCAACGTCCGGGGCACCGCCGCCCTCGTGGGTGAGGCGGTACGGGCGGGTGTCGGCCGGATCGTCCAGCTCTCCACCGCCGCCGTGTACGGGGCCGGGCCGCACACCGGTCCGGGCGTGGGCGAGGTCGAACCCGCGCCGGTCTCCCCGGCCAGCCGTACCCGCCTGGCCGCCGAACGCCCGGTACTGGAAGCGGGCGGCACGGTACTGCGGCCGGGCCTGGTGCTCGGCGCGGGCGACCGGTGGGTGGTGCCGGCGCTGGCCGAACTGCTCCACCGGGTGCCGGCGCGCTGGGACGGCGGGCGTGGCCTGCTCTCCGTCGTGGCGGTCGAGGACCTGGCCCGCCTGTTCGTGCGGCTGGCCCTCGCGCCCGGGGGAGTACCCGGCGGCGTGTACCACGCGAGTCACCCCACCCCCGTACGCAACGGGGACCTCATGGACACCCTGATCGGCCACGGTGTCCTCCCGGACCCGTATGCCACCTCACCTCAAGGCGGCCCCGACCTCTCCTGGGACGCCTGCCTGGAGCGCCTCGCCGCCGTCCCCGGCCGGGTGAGCGCGCGGCAGTTCGCCCTCCTGGCCAGCGATCACTGGTACCGCAGTGATGAGGTGTGGACGGCGGCCGGCTGCGACCCGGGCCCCGGCCCCCTCGTACGGCTCGCGGAAGCCGCCGACTGGTACCGCTCCCATCTTCAGACCCGGGTCTGA
- a CDS encoding cold-shock protein — protein sequence MVMATVREWDDEQGWGVLDSPETPGGCFGHFTDIQATGFRTLSAGQQVDLTWEAPGFKQDGYDYRAVSIVPRTA from the coding sequence ATGGTGATGGCGACTGTCCGTGAGTGGGACGACGAGCAAGGGTGGGGCGTTCTCGACTCCCCCGAGACCCCTGGCGGCTGCTTCGGCCACTTCACCGACATCCAGGCGACCGGCTTCCGCACTCTGTCGGCCGGACAGCAGGTCGACCTCACCTGGGAAGCCCCTGGTTTCAAGCAGGACGGATACGACTACCGCGCGGTGAGCATCGTGCCTCGAACTGCCTGA
- a CDS encoding carbonic anhydrase has translation METFIEHARTFNARIAAAHEERETYQRLADGQSPLALFITCSDSRIIPSLITGALPGELFELRTAGNAVPAHRPDRPASAEAATIEYAMRVLRVADIVVCGHSHCGAIGAMARREDLAGAPDVRAWLTQELSDELPRDEAPTVATAVQRHVTEQVARLREYPCVRERVDAGEVNLHGWYYEVHTGLVTAHRPDTDTFLPL, from the coding sequence GTGGAAACCTTCATCGAACATGCCCGCACCTTCAACGCCCGCATCGCGGCCGCGCACGAGGAGCGTGAGACCTACCAGCGGCTCGCCGACGGCCAGTCGCCGCTCGCCCTGTTCATCACCTGCTCCGACTCACGGATCATCCCGTCCCTGATCACCGGGGCGCTGCCGGGCGAACTCTTCGAACTGCGTACGGCGGGCAACGCCGTACCCGCGCACCGGCCGGACCGGCCGGCCAGCGCGGAGGCCGCCACCATCGAGTACGCGATGCGGGTGCTCCGCGTCGCCGACATCGTGGTCTGCGGTCACTCGCACTGCGGGGCGATCGGCGCCATGGCGCGCCGCGAGGATCTCGCCGGTGCTCCCGACGTCCGCGCCTGGCTGACCCAGGAGCTCTCCGACGAGCTGCCCAGGGACGAGGCGCCGACGGTCGCGACCGCGGTCCAGCGGCACGTCACCGAGCAGGTGGCGCGGCTGCGCGAGTACCCGTGCGTGCGCGAGCGCGTCGACGCGGGCGAGGTGAACCTGCACGGCTGGTACTACGAGGTCCACACCGGCCTGGTCACGGCGCACCGTCCCGACACCGACACGTTCCTCCCCCTCTGA
- a CDS encoding effector-associated constant component EACC1, which yields MMIQVRLDEAENDLELRSLCEWLTDDPAVGRSADVSLRARENRPGRMGLGFDAVQLIVDSAFQLSSLAIAIDGWRRAYAARPKMTIERNGVRVSFATADTDGARSILRALEELEGVEQLEAEGETRTGQPRTGEARDGGTGGG from the coding sequence ATGATGATTCAGGTCAGGCTGGACGAGGCGGAGAACGACCTGGAGTTGCGGTCGTTGTGCGAGTGGCTGACGGACGACCCCGCCGTGGGCCGGAGCGCGGACGTCTCGCTGCGGGCGAGGGAGAACAGGCCCGGGAGGATGGGGCTGGGGTTCGATGCCGTCCAACTGATCGTCGACAGCGCGTTCCAGTTGAGCAGCCTCGCCATCGCCATCGACGGCTGGCGCAGGGCGTATGCGGCGCGCCCCAAGATGACGATCGAACGCAATGGCGTACGGGTCAGTTTCGCCACGGCGGACACGGACGGTGCCCGGAGCATCCTTCGCGCGTTGGAGGAGTTGGAGGGGGTGGAGCAGTTGGAGGCAGAGGGAGAAACCCGTACGGGACAACCGCGTACGGGAGAAGCGCGTGACGGTGGGACGGGTGGGGGCTGA
- a CDS encoding ScbR family autoregulator-binding transcription factor, which yields MQERAVRTREVILRAAAEVFDEFGFSGASISKIMKRAGVTQGGMYFHFPSKEALARAVMVEQSDGLRLPPGEDGLERLVDITLYLAEELQSNPTLRAGVRLAAEQGEFGVQDDSAYRLWAEQFGGQLRAAREKGELLPEVNVEELAWVLVSAYTGTQLFSQISTGRADLHQRVVSLWRYLLPGVAAPTVRQRVDDAVRQKRAAV from the coding sequence ATGCAGGAGCGCGCGGTCAGGACACGGGAGGTCATCCTCCGGGCTGCCGCCGAGGTCTTCGACGAGTTCGGGTTCAGCGGCGCCAGCATCAGCAAGATCATGAAGCGCGCCGGGGTGACCCAGGGCGGGATGTATTTCCACTTCCCGTCCAAAGAAGCCCTGGCCAGGGCGGTGATGGTCGAGCAGAGCGACGGCCTGCGGCTGCCGCCGGGAGAGGACGGCCTTGAGCGCCTGGTCGACATCACCCTGTATCTGGCGGAGGAGCTGCAGTCCAACCCCACCCTTCGGGCCGGCGTGCGGCTCGCGGCCGAGCAGGGCGAGTTCGGCGTGCAGGACGACTCCGCGTACCGCCTCTGGGCCGAGCAGTTCGGCGGCCAGCTCCGTGCCGCGCGGGAGAAGGGCGAACTGCTCCCCGAGGTGAACGTGGAGGAGCTGGCCTGGGTCCTGGTGAGCGCCTACACCGGTACGCAGCTCTTCTCGCAGATCTCCACCGGCCGCGCTGACCTGCACCAACGCGTGGTTTCCCTCTGGCGCTACCTCCTCCCGGGCGTCGCCGCGCCGACCGTCAGACAGCGGGTCGACGACGCGGTGCGACAGAAGCGGGCTGCGGTCTGA
- a CDS encoding SulP family inorganic anion transporter, giving the protein MTPKSTPGTTTDVTTGVTAPSPAPATDGAPHSTPTHPKSPASSPSSPASPSPRWPHLRADFTASIVVFLVALPLCVGVAVASGVPAELGLITGIVGGLLTGLLPGSSLQVSGPAAGLTVLVFEAVKEFGLGTLGALVLVAGLLQFAMGALRLGRWFRAISVAVVQGMLAGIGLVLIAAQLYTLTDAKAPGSGLANLGGLPGLVIGTAGSGAALSALAVGAGTIAVLVLWPRWKRAARVLPAPLAAVALATLAVFALDLPIARVEVHGLLSSIQPPGGSDFAQLAGIGAIGTVLAFALIASAESLFSAAAVDRLHDGPRTQYDKELMAQGAGNTVCGILGALPMTAVIVRSSANVSAGARTKASRVLHGAWLLIFAAALPAALGIIPVAALAGVLVHAGFKLIPVRDFGPLWREHRGEAVVLAATAIAIVVTNMFEGVLIGLLLAIAKTAWETSHVHLEISGLDAPPTEPVRVRALGNATFLRLPKILDQLEALPHDREVTLDLTGLRHLDHACATALTTWTTHRSTPANSPTPDNPAHAP; this is encoded by the coding sequence ATGACACCGAAATCGACCCCGGGCACGACCACGGACGTGACCACGGGCGTGACAGCTCCCTCCCCGGCGCCCGCCACCGACGGCGCGCCCCACTCCACCCCGACCCACCCGAAATCCCCCGCCTCCTCTCCCTCCTCTCCCGCCTCCCCCTCCCCCCGCTGGCCGCACCTCCGGGCGGACTTCACCGCCTCCATCGTCGTCTTCCTGGTGGCCCTGCCGCTGTGCGTCGGTGTGGCCGTCGCCTCCGGCGTCCCGGCCGAACTCGGTCTGATCACCGGCATCGTCGGCGGTCTGCTCACCGGCCTCCTGCCCGGCAGCAGCCTCCAGGTCAGCGGACCGGCCGCCGGGCTGACCGTCCTCGTCTTCGAGGCGGTCAAGGAATTCGGGCTCGGCACCCTGGGCGCGCTCGTCCTCGTGGCGGGCCTCCTCCAGTTCGCCATGGGCGCCCTGCGCCTCGGCCGCTGGTTCCGGGCCATCTCCGTGGCCGTCGTCCAGGGCATGCTGGCGGGCATCGGGCTCGTCCTGATCGCCGCACAGCTCTACACCCTCACCGACGCCAAGGCCCCCGGCAGCGGACTCGCCAACCTCGGCGGCCTGCCCGGCCTGGTCATCGGCACCGCCGGCTCCGGAGCCGCCCTGTCCGCGCTCGCGGTCGGCGCGGGCACCATCGCCGTACTGGTGCTGTGGCCCCGGTGGAAGCGCGCGGCCCGCGTCCTGCCGGCCCCGCTCGCGGCCGTGGCCCTGGCCACGCTCGCGGTCTTCGCCCTCGACCTGCCCATAGCCCGCGTCGAGGTCCATGGCCTGCTCTCCTCGATCCAGCCGCCCGGCGGCTCGGACTTCGCCCAGTTGGCGGGCATCGGCGCGATCGGCACGGTGCTCGCCTTCGCGCTCATCGCGTCCGCCGAGTCCCTGTTCAGCGCGGCGGCCGTGGACCGGCTGCACGACGGGCCGCGTACGCAGTACGACAAGGAGCTGATGGCGCAGGGCGCGGGCAACACCGTGTGCGGCATCCTGGGCGCGCTGCCCATGACCGCGGTGATCGTGCGCAGCTCCGCGAACGTCAGCGCCGGCGCCCGTACCAAGGCGTCCCGGGTGCTGCACGGCGCCTGGCTGCTGATCTTCGCGGCGGCCCTCCCGGCGGCCCTGGGCATCATCCCGGTCGCGGCGCTGGCGGGCGTACTCGTCCACGCGGGCTTCAAGCTCATCCCCGTACGCGACTTCGGCCCCCTGTGGCGCGAACACCGCGGCGAAGCGGTGGTGCTCGCCGCGACGGCGATCGCCATCGTCGTCACCAACATGTTCGAGGGCGTGCTGATCGGCCTCCTCCTGGCGATCGCCAAGACCGCCTGGGAGACCTCGCACGTCCACCTGGAGATCTCCGGCCTGGACGCCCCGCCCACCGAACCCGTCCGGGTACGCGCCCTCGGCAACGCCACCTTCCTGCGCCTCCCCAAGATCCTCGACCAGTTGGAGGCCCTCCCCCACGACCGCGAGGTCACCCTCGACCTCACCGGCCTGCGCCACCTCGACCACGCCTGCGCCACCGCCCTCACCACCTGGACCACCCACCGCTCCACCCCCGCCAACTCCCCGACCCCCGACAACCCGGCCCACGCGCCCTAA
- a CDS encoding MFS transporter, translating to MSARPGTPASPAAPHAAPDGPHDDRTGEVWEPPEQKRVLIVLALSQTLSGAGLAAGITVGALLAEEMLGSTGLAGLPAALFTGGAALGAVGIGRVCQRWGRRPGLTAGYATAGLGSLGVVAAAGLGSVWLLFLSLLVYGAGTATTLMARYAGADLAAPARRGRAVSLVLFATTLGAVIGPNLVGVTGEAAHGLGVPRLAGPFLLAVVAYAAAAVVLGVFLRPDPLRLARRLAEEREAEAGAAPPLGAAEDTSADPAAAPAPRTDTRKLATGAAVMTFTQLVMIAIMTMTPVHMRAHGHPTETAGLVIALHVAAMYLPSPLTGMLVDRIGRLRVAAASGIVLLAAGVLAALAPAHSVPALATALVLLGLGWNFGLVSGTAIVTDTVPLATRASTQGLVDVGIAVAGATGGMASGLVVATGGYSTLALGGGIVALGLVPLLVLSGRGDRTGTGSRAVAGPSAPGEQA from the coding sequence ATGAGCGCTCGGCCCGGCACACCGGCATCACCAGCCGCACCGCACGCCGCACCGGACGGCCCGCACGACGATCGGACCGGAGAGGTGTGGGAGCCCCCGGAGCAGAAACGTGTACTCATCGTGCTCGCGCTGTCGCAAACGCTCAGCGGCGCCGGACTGGCCGCGGGCATCACGGTGGGGGCGCTGCTCGCGGAGGAGATGCTCGGCTCGACGGGGCTGGCCGGCCTGCCCGCCGCCCTGTTCACGGGCGGGGCGGCGCTCGGTGCCGTCGGCATCGGCCGGGTCTGCCAGCGCTGGGGCCGGCGGCCGGGCCTCACCGCGGGGTACGCGACCGCCGGCCTGGGCAGCCTCGGCGTCGTCGCCGCCGCGGGCCTCGGCTCCGTATGGCTGCTGTTCCTGTCGCTGCTCGTCTACGGGGCGGGGACGGCGACGACCCTGATGGCCCGGTACGCGGGCGCCGACCTGGCCGCACCGGCGCGGCGGGGGCGTGCGGTGAGCCTGGTGCTGTTCGCCACCACGCTCGGTGCGGTGATCGGGCCGAACCTGGTCGGGGTGACGGGCGAGGCCGCGCACGGGCTGGGCGTGCCGCGCCTGGCGGGACCGTTCCTGCTGGCGGTGGTCGCGTACGCGGCGGCGGCCGTGGTGCTGGGGGTGTTCCTGCGTCCGGACCCGCTGCGTCTGGCGCGGCGGCTTGCGGAGGAGAGGGAGGCGGAGGCGGGCGCTGCTCCTCCCCTTGGCGCGGCGGAGGACACTTCCGCTGATCCGGCCGCCGCCCCCGCGCCCCGTACCGACACCCGAAAGCTCGCCACCGGCGCCGCCGTCATGACCTTCACCCAGTTGGTCATGATCGCCATCATGACGATGACGCCCGTCCACATGCGGGCGCACGGCCACCCGACCGAGACCGCCGGGCTCGTCATCGCCCTGCACGTGGCGGCGATGTACCTGCCGTCGCCGCTCACCGGAATGCTGGTGGACCGGATCGGCCGGCTGCGCGTCGCGGCGGCCTCCGGCATCGTCCTGCTCGCCGCGGGCGTCCTCGCCGCACTGGCGCCGGCCCACTCCGTACCGGCGCTCGCCACCGCCCTCGTACTCCTGGGCCTCGGCTGGAACTTCGGCCTCGTCAGCGGCACCGCCATCGTCACCGACACCGTACCACTGGCCACCCGCGCCTCGACGCAGGGCCTGGTCGACGTGGGCATCGCCGTCGCCGGCGCCACGGGCGGCATGGCGTCGGGCCTGGTCGTGGCCACGGGCGGCTACTCCACGCTGGCGCTGGGCGGGGGGATCGTGGCGCTGGGCCTCGTACCGCTGCTGGTGCTGAGCGGGCGTGGTGACCGTACGGGTACGGGCTCGCGCGCGGTCGCGGGTCCGTCGGCGCCGGGGGAGCAGGCATGA